From one Spiroplasma endosymbiont of Lasioglossum villosulum genomic stretch:
- a CDS encoding terminase small subunit gives MQEEKIKIRTIFNDAKVLRVALEEYFKHCKQTEEVPTKIGMLVYLDITENTLYSWKQKKRNTFLQQINWAYLQIRHINDCLKIENKLIRYDNKQLAILVVEFYIKLAKENNLLYEYGLTVYCDFSNYTFIEMLNDTAIKYQVNSWLYFKDCVKLRLEFRIGKNVALMASERLNISMNAQALLDEFRLAVWDPKSIKQIPLAGNDHLRDAFDYAIEPYIRNLSANINPYFERK, from the coding sequence GTGCAAGAAGAAAAAATAAAAATAAGAACAATTTTTAATGATGCTAAAGTTTTAAGGGTAGCATTAGAAGAATACTTTAAACATTGTAAACAAACTGAAGAAGTACCTACTAAAATTGGTATGTTAGTTTATTTAGATATTACAGAAAATACTCTTTATAGTTGAAAACAAAAAAAGAGAAATACTTTTTTACAACAAATTAATTGAGCATATTTACAAATACGCCATATTAATGATTGTTTAAAAATAGAAAATAAATTAATTCGTTATGATAATAAACAATTAGCAATATTAGTAGTTGAATTTTATATTAAATTAGCAAAAGAAAATAATTTGTTATATGAATATGGTTTAACTGTATATTGTGATTTTAGTAATTATACATTTATTGAAATGTTAAATGATACAGCAATTAAATATCAAGTTAACTCATGACTATATTTTAAAGATTGTGTGAAATTAAGACTTGAGTTTAGAATAGGTAAGAATGTGGCTTTAATGGCATCAGAACGCTTAAATATTAGTATGAATGCACAAGCATTATTAGATGAATTTAGATTGGCTGTATGAGACCCTAAAAGTATTAAACAAATACCATTAGCGGGTAATGACCATTTAAGAGATGCTTTTGATTATGCTATAGAACCATATATTAGAAATTTAAGTGCAAATATAAATCCTTATTTTGAAAGGAAATAA
- a CDS encoding UPF0236 family transposase-like protein, translating to MFNYKNNLEYEINRIITNHVNKIHAFDEYFFQNRDKDRYKVAKKCNRSIIFEFGKMIFNQRVYWDKLKKKYYYPVYEEFNIEKRAKIISWLKEEIISYIGRKKHYQDIQDILKYTYVSKVTISKIHKNAKVQEKLPEQKFKVKNSEFIYINADDCYVPVWNKNHKREMQKIRSISYNTGKKQIDKNRNKLSNKIYTFMGDYKYSPKEDYLQANPTVDFTWNGLKNIMNLKMLN from the coding sequence ATGTTTAATTATAAAAATAATCTTGAATATGAAATTAATAGAATTATAACAAATCATGTTAATAAAATCCATGCTTTTGATGAATATTTTTTTCAAAATAGAGATAAAGATAGATATAAAGTTGCTAAAAAATGTAATCGTAGTATTATTTTTGAATTTGGTAAAATGATTTTTAATCAAAGAGTTTATTGAGATAAATTAAAGAAAAAATATTATTATCCAGTTTATGAAGAGTTTAATATTGAAAAAAGAGCAAAAATTATTAGTTGATTAAAAGAAGAAATAATATCATATATTGGAAGAAAGAAACATTATCAAGATATACAAGATATTTTAAAATACACTTATGTTTCAAAAGTAACAATTAGTAAAATTCATAAAAATGCAAAAGTGCAAGAAAAATTACCAGAACAAAAATTTAAAGTTAAAAATAGTGAATTTATTTATATTAATGCTGATGATTGTTATGTTCCTGTTTGAAATAAAAATCATAAAAGAGAAATGCAAAAAATTCGTAGTATTAGTTACAATACTGGTAAAAAACAAATAGATAAAAATAGAAATAAGTTATCAAATAAAATTTATACTTTTATGGGTGATTATAAATATAGTCCTAAAGAAGATTATTTACAAGCAAATCCAACAGTTGATTTTACTTGAAATGGATTAAAAAATATTATGAATTTGAAAATGCTAAATTAG
- a CDS encoding PD-(D/E)XK nuclease family protein → MSKLIFKKETHQYFLEDKELISVSRIIDNYLGFGYSHIAREVLKNASVRGKWVHKLNELYLQNINEENIINNLLKKLKPLTNNINYSYCKKSLIFLKEKFKDKNNYEFIIEKPITDNLIAGTPDLVYLDKKENKYYLVDYKTYACIDEDKLKRIKLQLTAYYCMLLENGITPSYKTYVYLTNKNSQQEIKIEITNELIIEWMNAKTKYFKGEDKNENI, encoded by the coding sequence ATGAGTAAATTAATTTTTAAAAAAGAAACACATCAATATTTTTTAGAAGATAAAGAATTAATATCAGTTTCTAGAATTATTGATAATTATTTAGGTTTTGGATATAGTCATATAGCCCGAGAAGTATTAAAAAATGCTTCAGTTCGTGGTAAATGAGTTCATAAACTTAATGAATTATATTTACAAAATATTAATGAAGAAAATATTATTAATAATTTATTAAAAAAATTAAAACCTTTAACAAATAATATAAATTATTCTTATTGTAAAAAATCACTTATATTTTTAAAAGAAAAATTTAAAGATAAAAATAATTATGAATTTATTATTGAAAAACCTATTACTGATAATTTAATTGCTGGAACTCCAGACTTAGTTTATTTAGATAAAAAAGAAAATAAATATTATTTAGTTGATTATAAAACATATGCTTGTATTGATGAAGATAAATTAAAAAGAATTAAATTACAATTAACTGCTTATTATTGTATGTTACTTGAGAATGGTATAACTCCATCTTATAAAACTTATGTTTATTTAACTAATAAAAATAGTCAACAAGAAATAAAAATAGAAATAACAAATGAATTAATAATTGAATGAATGAATGCAAAAACAAAATATTTTAAAGGAGAAGATAAAAATGAAAACATTTAA
- a CDS encoding recombinase RecT has product MSNNKNELKIPNFIKSNKEEYVKFRNYYEMIINSSKDLKTMNTQSLINALINLYKLNLSINPIKKELALIPYGDELQVQIQEDGWLTLLQRTGLVIDFQREKITTAHKFNKENNKWEINPALIFERKSINTIGYYCYISLLDKNGKINNFYKGMTVEEINPALIFERKSINTIGYYCYISLLDKNGKINNFYKGMTVEEINQHKDKYGKTYNKKSQEWKLNHIWTSAFDQMALKTVVKALIREINKTPIIVLNNQDDINLALQLDQGVVIDEETIAYKDNNGDEVKIINSNNNIDNTDLNSTLSKLKELEKEEEIIENFEV; this is encoded by the coding sequence ATGAGTAATAATAAAAATGAATTAAAAATTCCTAATTTTATTAAAAGTAATAAAGAAGAATATGTAAAATTTAGAAATTATTATGAAATGATTATAAATTCTAGTAAAGATTTAAAAACTATGAATACACAAAGTTTAATTAATGCATTAATTAATTTATATAAGTTAAATCTTTCTATTAATCCAATTAAAAAAGAATTAGCATTAATACCTTATGGTGATGAATTACAAGTACAAATTCAAGAAGATGGTTGATTAACATTATTACAAAGAACTGGATTAGTAATTGATTTTCAAAGAGAAAAAATAACAACTGCACATAAATTTAATAAAGAAAATAATAAATGAGAAATTAATCCAGCATTAATTTTTGAAAGAAAAAGTATTAATACAATTGGTTATTATTGTTATATTTCTCTTTTAGATAAAAATGGTAAAATTAATAATTTTTATAAAGGAATGACTGTTGAAGAAATTAATCCAGCATTAATTTTTGAAAGAAAAAGTATTAATACAATTGGTTATTATTGTTATATTTCTCTTTTAGATAAAAATGGTAAAATTAATAATTTTTATAAAGGAATGACTGTTGAAGAAATTAATCAACATAAAGATAAATATGGCAAAACTTATAATAAAAAAAGTCAAGAATGAAAATTAAATCATATATGAACTTCTGCTTTTGACCAAATGGCTTTAAAAACTGTTGTAAAAGCACTTATTCGAGAAATTAATAAAACACCAATTATTGTATTAAATAATCAAGATGATATTAATTTAGCACTTCAATTAGACCAAGGTGTAGTAATTGATGAAGAAACTATTGCTTATAAAGATAATAATGGTGATGAAGTTAAAATTATTAATTCAAATAATAATATTGATAATACTGATTTAAATTCTACCTTATCTAAATTAAAAGAATTAGAAAAAGAAGAAGAAATTATAGAAAATTTTGAAGTTTAA